The DNA window attttgttttatctcacCAGCAGCCCCGTTTTTAACTAGAAGAAAGTCTCTGAGGACTTGTTCTGATATTTGGCTTTAATTACAGCTGTTTGGAATATGAGACACAATCTGCCAAGAAGAATCAATGGATACAAAACACGAGAACAAAAGACagcaatttttatatttattaataaattgcACTGAAATGGGGCTGTTGGTGTTATTGCTGTTCTGCATGGACTTTGCAGAActtgtgcatgtgtgggttctttCTGgatactccagcttcctcccacactACAGTGCTATGATTCTATGGAGAAAAGCCATTgatggcattttttttaaaatatctttttcagtggttattatttttgtttaaagtgtttgtgaACCACCAATAAAATCACTGTGTCCCTGATGGTGGAATAATATTCAATCAAAACCTCCTCACTTGATTGGAGGTTTCATATAATGAAACCTCCAACAGGTTTCATGTTGGAGGTTTGTTGTCCTGTCCTGTTTCTCACAGTTcgagttatttaaaaatgtttttaatggtgACCTTACTATATAAGGTTTGGATCAGTCATGCTGCGCTTTAGTTCTGACTGCTGAAACATAAAGCTGTGCTTTACTGTGTCAAAAGCCAACAGATACTCATGATTCTGTTATGATATTCATCTTTTTATAGTCACAGTACGCTGCTGTTGTGACCCCATTCTGTCATGCTGCTATAGTCAGCCAGGTGAAAGCAGCTTCTTCTATCATTTAGTCATTTCCCGAGCCAGGTCAAGGCAGAAGTGAACTAAGCCACAGCCTCGGGTCACCAGTCCATTACGGTGCCTACTAGAGCCATTGGCTTATCAAACAGTGCTGTAAATAGTGCAGTGAACAAGTATTTTACCCCGTACCCTCTTAGGAAAAACCACCTAAACTAACCTGGGCCTTGTGGCAGTTTCAGCAGCAACATCTGGCATAGCGTATTTCTGATAACTGTCTTTTCCTGTATGGTattctttttctgaaatctcATTTTACTCAAAACGCAATATGATACACACCCTCTAAAGagttccatttttgtttcatcagtACATTGAATATTATCACAAAAAAACTTATAtctgtaagatttttattttttttatttacttttttttttttaacaatgttagTCTGGCCTTTGTGGTCTTTTTGGTCAGTGGCGGTTTTGACTTCTGGCCTCCCATGGGTGTCACATCTGCCCAAGATTTTTCTTATTGTTGCATCATGAAAACCAACTTTAGCAGAGGCAAGTGAACTTTGCTTTGCTTTAGACATTGGAAATAAGTTACTGGAAATATGAATATAGGTCCATGACTGCTTCATCTTTTTGTGTATAATACCTCTCGCTGTGATGTGAGCCCAAAGAACCGGAAATGGCTTTGTAACCCTTTTCAGGCTGATAACATGCCTATACATTTTTTGCATTCCTGTTGGGTTTATTCACAGCGAGTCCCGATGTGTCACCTTTTGCCTCAGAGATTTGCAGCACcgtttcaaaaatgtatataaaaaatagaACTAAATGTATATTAGTTATTTGACATTtgatttactaaaaaaatatttacttgatGCTTTGataattgtgcaattttttatcacattttacaCATAGTAACAGtttgcaaataataataacagtaatgAATAATTTTCAATATATGATTGTAAggaatttatttacagattacaGGTAATTTATcctaaaaggtttttttcaatACATAAAAAGTCTAGTACTGAAGTGTGATGCTATTTGAATGTGGTGTCCAAAACTTAGTCCAGTTCAACCTTGGGCCAGCCCTGGTTGTTTCCCAGTGATCTGAGAGGGAATATTCTCTCTGGAAACTGGAAACTCTCTCCTGCGGGGATTCATCTGTGGAGACAGATTCAGGATCCGGCTGGACTTGGGGCTCGTGAGTTGTTCACATGTGTGATGACGGGAGAGGGTTTCCAGTCCGGCTGGTAAAAGTGGATGTTCAGAGTTTGAGCCCAGTTTGAAAACACAGTCTTCTCTGTGATGAATCGGTGGTGGCTTCCTTTTCGACTTCTCTCGTGAAGGAGGTACATGGCGCACTCGTCTGGCCCCGATGGCTCGTAGTAATGATACGGGACCGTGGGATGTAAAGAGGATCTTCGTGGGGggaagagggagagagggacGAGTTAGACTTGAAAGTGAAAGCGCGAGGAAGGAATGTGAAAACAGTGCGGGGATAATTATGAGATGCAGGGGTGGAGAGGGGGAGTAGAAGAGAGTCACAGCGGGGAATAAAAAAGGAGACAggaacaaagagaaaacagagacaTCAGAAGAATCTGAGCTCAAAGAGGCATTCATTATACGCTGTCATCTTCCCCTGATGCTCTCAGTCAGATCAAGCTTGGTGGAGGAGCTCGGTGTGACACATGGGCGTCGATGCAATCTGCCCTACATATTTCAAATTGTCTCTTGTGTCCTTGTAGTTTAATGTGAGAGCTATAGTCGCAAACAGTTGGCCCTGTATGTGACAAAGGCAAACTAAACTCtgcttaaaactgaaaatggagGTTAAAAGATATgctttttacattaaaatcatGCTCCAGCATTGACTGATTTCTATAAGTTAGAGGAATAATTAAAGATGCATAGGATGAGATTTCCTTATACTTACATGCAGACGCAGTTGTCAGGAATATGAGCTGCTAAAGAAGAGACACTTGAGCTTCATGTAATGTTTGGcccattttttttcaaagagaCTGTGACAAACTAAACCTACTGAGAAACGCGCCTATCATGAGGCTCAGTTATTGCCACCGTCCTGGGAAAGCAGTGCAGCGAGTCGCCAAAATAGTAGTCATTAAATTTTATGACGTTCAAAGCAGAGCGCAAAGTTTATGAAGCTGGAGAACAATTTCTTCAGTAAGATTTATCTTTGTATATATAATTCACTTGCTATGTACTGAAATATGTCAAAAGCAGAATCAGTGAGTCCTAACTCATTGCAGGAGAAACATGCTAACATTACCCAGCACTTGTAACAAGTCAGAACCTCTTTctattgttcatatttttagatttttttctagatctttttttttttttgcttaatccTTACAGGAGTAAGCCTGTTGTATGCAAAAGTATTGTACAAAATGTGCTTGTCATATCGCTAACAATTTTGGgtgaaaagctaaaacaaactgCTAGGGAACCCAGCTTCCTGTTTAAATAAGATTTAGACACTCACCTACAGAAATTGGGGGGCACCATGCCGAACACGTTGATCCTGTCGCACAGCTCCAGGGCCATAGCCATGGTGAACCAGCCGGTGCTCAGCCAGGAGTTGGAGCTCTTTCTGGAATAAAGACAAGAGAGGACTGCCATGTCTCAGTAAACACAGACGCGCAGCGTGCCTGCCTTTACAAACAAAGCGCAGCTGTTCCTCAGATTTTCTCTGCATTGTGCAGAACAGAGAAAGGACATGAAGAAATGTGACACATTTGCTCTGACTGACTGAATTCTCATTCTAATGCACATCAGCTTCTCAACCTGGGGATTCATTGTTTACTATACATGCAAATGAGTTCATATGAATAGCTGAGTTCACATCAGTCAAATGCCTTTATCTATTGATTCCACTTTTTATAATGTTCATGTCCAGCCGGTGTTTTACCACAGCACAATTGCCTGTAATTTATATACAAAAAGAAACCTGAGTATTATAAATCTTATTTTGTAGTTTGTGAGCTGGTGTGCTCGCAAGTACTTCCTGGGTCCCACAGTTTCCATAGCTTACAAATAACAGCACCATCTTGTGAGCATTTACCTATCGATGCCTGTTTCCTTCTTGAATAACTCATCAAATTTCAGCATCTTGGACCGGGAGATCGTGTACACTTTAAGTTTGGGCAGTAGGTGTTTTAACAGTCTGAGGTTGTTGTAAACATGGCCTCTACCGTCCCGTCTCATGCAGCTGCTTGGACCCCAGAAGATGAACACTGTGTCCTGGCTCCCGTTGAGCAGTTCCTGTCTGCCCCGGAGCACCCTTTGCAGGCTGGAGTGAGCCACAACACGGAGACTCGTGCGCCTTCCTACATCCAGGTGATGCCCTGCGCAGGGAGCGTCGTTCATTCGAATGACGCAGTCCGAGTGATCGATTTCCTCGCCCCTATTGCTGCCAGTCAGGTGGCCAGAGCTGGTCACCAGGGCGCATGTCCTGCAATGCATCTTCAGAGGCTGTGAGGAATAAATCGAAAGGAAATGAACAAAAGCAGGATAGcgctgacatttaaaaaattattttggactGTTGTCACTCAGGGGTACAGCACCTTCCCAAAATATTCACATCTGtagaacttttcagatttcttaaCTGTACCGCTCAAggttttttcaaatgtttctatATCAGCTTTGCCGAATAGTTTGAGCCTAGTCAGACTGGATTATAAGCGTCTGTGAAAATCAGTTTGACTAAGAAATGGTAACACAAAGCACATGCTTTAAACTATTCAATTTTAACTCTGGCTAGGGCTACACAATAGATTACTAACATGTCATCATTCCAGTATCATATGTTAAATATTCATATCTCAAAGGACTGCTTGGAGAACAGTTAAGTTGGCCAATGTATTCCAAGTGTTACAAAGTTGCATTTCATGTAATATTTAGCTAGTAGGACAGTCTGATGGCAGCAAATCCTCACACTGGACTTAAATGGCATTGACCAAAATGTTAAAGGTCACATATGATGGACGTACAGAGAATACCATGCATCCCCATGtctggctgtatgtttgtggttgttgttcTGCTTTAAGGTGAACCTCTGCCCTCGTCTCAAGTTTAATTCagacttcaaaatgttttcttccaggattgtccaGTATTTAGCTTCCTTTTCAGTCTGACATCTTCCATGTTCCTGCTACAAGAAAGTTTTAATATGAGGAGGATTTATTCAGGGAAGCGTAGTgttagtttttcttgtttttcttctaggTCATAAGGTATATTTTTAGTCTCAGTTGACTAGAGAAGTTTCTTGCTTGGTGTCTTATGTCTTAACATCACAGTTTCACTCTTCCCTATTACTACCCTCAGGCCAGATTCCTGATTCCTCCAGTAATTTGACACAATGACTTTGTCCAATGCTTTTTGTGTTAGCAGTACTACTGCCTTAAAATGCTGTCTTTCTGCATTTCTATTGATTATGGGGCATAGCATAAGGAGGACATTACTCAGGGCTCTATTTATTCCAGAATGACCACTGATCACCTATCTTCATATAACAACCCACACTGAATTAAAAGTATTCTCTCACACTGCATTATCATCGCATATTCAAGGGGTCTTTCACACAAAATGCCCTTCACACTGATAAAAATGTAGTTATTGGTGAGCATTATCAGCATTGTGGAGAAGAAGTGAAAAGTTGTAACACAGGCTCCAACTCTGTTGAAGAGAGGCTGAatttttttgtgtccaaacaaGGTCTTCTGAGTTGGAAAAAGAAGCGGTCGGATGGTGAATGATCCGGCAGCAAACACCCAAAGACTCCCCACATGAATTATTCTCAACCTTAATGGAGAGCTCCATCAGAATTCTGAACCGGGCACTGAGCTTCACACTCCACCAGTTCCTGAGGTG is part of the Xiphophorus hellerii strain 12219 chromosome 9, Xiphophorus_hellerii-4.1, whole genome shotgun sequence genome and encodes:
- the st6galnac5b gene encoding alpha-N-acetylgalactosaminide alpha-2,6-sialyltransferase 5b, producing MKIRVGVGGIIIVTMVTGFMVVYNSSSGGRWPSSASRSLHSHHKGAPGTKRKQSVQVSTLEGVAGIMDLKPLKMHCRTCALVTSSGHLTGSNRGEEIDHSDCVIRMNDAPCAGHHLDVGRRTSLRVVAHSSLQRVLRGRQELLNGSQDTVFIFWGPSSCMRRDGRGHVYNNLRLLKHLLPKLKVYTISRSKMLKFDELFKKETGIDRKSSNSWLSTGWFTMAMALELCDRINVFGMVPPNFCRSSLHPTVPYHYYEPSGPDECAMYLLHERSRKGSHHRFITEKTVFSNWAQTLNIHFYQPDWKPSPVITHVNNSRAPSPAGS